In Micromonospora ferruginea, the sequence CGGCCCGTTCACGCGCAGCGCCGAGACGATCCTCGACGCCATCGAACGGTGGCGCCCGACCGGCGTGTTCGGCTTCGCGGTGACCTGGTCGGAGCTGGCCCGCGTCGACCTGGGCACCCGCGACCTCAGCTCGGTGCGCAACTGGTTCAACACCGGCGACTGCGCGCACGAGTCGCACGTGCGCCGGCTCGTCGCCGTCGGCAGCCACCCCACCTGGACCCGCGACGGGCTGGTCGACGTGCCCGGCTCCAAGTTCGTCGACATGCTCGGCTCCACCGAGATGGGGCACGGCGCGTTCCGGATCACCCACCGCCTCGGCAGCGACCGCTACGACCGCTGCGTCGGCAGGCCGTACCCGTTCGCCCGGATCGCCCTGCTCGACGTGGCCACCGGCGAGGAGGTCCCGGACGGGCAGGTCGGGCACGTCGGGCTGAAGTCGCCGACGCTGGCGATCGGCTACTGGAACGACTCGGTCACCACCTGGCGCACCCGCCTCGGCGGGTGGTACCTGACCGGCGACCTGATGTACCGCGACGAGGCCGGCGACTACCACCACGTGGACCGGGCCAGTGACGCGGTCGACCTGGGCGGTGGCGCCTGGCTCTACACCGCGCTGTCCGAGGAGCGCATCCTCAAGCACTGCCCGGACGTGCGGGACTGCACCGTCGTCGCGGCCACCGCCGACGACGGCGCGACGGTCACCGACGTGCTGCTCCTGCTCGCCGACGACGCCGACACCACGCTGGACCGCACCGACCGGGTCCGCGCGGCGCTGGGCCCGGCGGTGGCCGCCACGCTGCGCCGGGTGGTGACCGTGCCGGACGACGACGTGGTGACCGGACCGACCGGAAAGGTCCGCAAGTTCCTGATGCGTCAACGCCTGCTGGCCGGCGCCGGCCAGCCCTGACCGGATTCCCGATCCGGCGGGGGTGCGCGGCCGTGCCAGAATCGGCAGCCGTGTCCTACCTCCCCGCGCAGCCGTACCCGCCCATGCCCGGCGTCGTCTCGCCGCTCGTCGCGTACCCCCATCCGATCGTGCCGCCGCCCGGTTACGCGGTGCTCGTCGTCTCGGTGAACCGCGGGCCCTACCTGGTGCCCGTGCCGACGACCAGCCGCTTCAAGATCGACCGGCAGTCGGTGCCGATCCCCGGTGAGGGCACCTGGCACATCGCGGTGCCACCGGGGCCGCACGACGTCCGCTACACCGACTTCCTGGGCGTGCCGATCGTCACCACCTCGGTGATGCTCCAGCCGGGCGCCGCGCAGCACCTGTCGTTCCGCTTCGGCGGCTGGCGCAACCGGGTGCACGACGGGTACGGCACCGACGTGACACGCTTCGGCCTGTGGTCGAACTACAGCATCATGCTCGTCTCGCTCGCCGTCATCGTGCCGCTCTGCTGCGGCGGGCTCGCGGCGATCGGCGTCTTCTCCACCTCCCCGTGACCCGGGCCGGCCGGGCCGCCGCGCGATCTGGCCGCGATCACCGTTGAACCGCCGGCGGTCCGGTCCGTAGTGAGCCGGACGGCAGGATGGCGGTGCACAGACAGGGAGGGCGACGCGTGCGGATGCGGCGGGCCGTACAGGCGGTGCTGGTGCTGGTCGGGATCTGGCTGGCGCCCGGCGCTCCGGCGCACGCCGCGCCGGCGGAGACCGGCCGCTACTACGTGGTCGGGCCGCCGGTGGACGGGCAGCGGGAATACCTGTACGCGATCGCGTTGCGCACGCTCGGCAACGGCAACCGCTACCGGGAGATCGTCGACCTGAACACCGGCCGGGCCCAGCCGGACGGCGAGACGTTCACCGACGGGCTGACGCTGAACCCGGGCTGGGTGCTCGTCCTGCCCCGCGACGCCAAGGGCCAGGGGGTA encodes:
- a CDS encoding class I adenylate-forming enzyme family protein, yielding MGADNFRATLAADAELGAGNVLPRLAAHGADLHAPRVTFDVDVDDIPAWTPLSLATLTDRVAARAAWFAARGVGRRDPVAVYVTSAPDVFLNFLALTWLGAIPALMNGNMPIELAAEFVRRLRGVGVVLDADHAALREHDLGVPVLGDAAETGTGDPAQAPPHHRHHPEDPVVVTHSSGTTRVPAAIVHSHHGLFAAIRAVRLTESRPYGEVRELSALPAAHAAGIITLNQALCNGYQLLCLSAQGGPFTRSAETILDAIERWRPTGVFGFAVTWSELARVDLGTRDLSSVRNWFNTGDCAHESHVRRLVAVGSHPTWTRDGLVDVPGSKFVDMLGSTEMGHGAFRITHRLGSDRYDRCVGRPYPFARIALLDVATGEEVPDGQVGHVGLKSPTLAIGYWNDSVTTWRTRLGGWYLTGDLMYRDEAGDYHHVDRASDAVDLGGGAWLYTALSEERILKHCPDVRDCTVVAATADDGATVTDVLLLLADDADTTLDRTDRVRAALGPAVAATLRRVVTVPDDDVVTGPTGKVRKFLMRQRLLAGAGQP